In the Streptomyces fradiae ATCC 10745 = DSM 40063 genome, TGCAGCGCAGCACCTCCCGCTCGCGCGGCGTCAGGGACTCCACCAGCCGCTCGCTCTCGGTGCGGTGCCTGCGCGCGGCCGTCAGCTCCCGCAGCACGCCCGTGAGGAGCGCGGGCGCCAGGTGGGTCTCGTCGCGCAGCACGCCCCGGATCACGCCGAGGAGCCGCTGGAGGGAGCAGTCCTTGGCGACCCAGCCGTTGGCCCCGGCCTGGAGGGCGAGGGCGGCGCGGCGCGGGTCGTCCCTCTCCGCGAGCACCACGATCCGCACGGGCGGCTGCGCCTCGCGCACCCCGGCGACGAGGGAGATGCCGTCCACGATGCCGTCGGCCGCGCCCCCGTCCGGGACGACGCGGGCGACGGCCTGCCCGGCGCTCACCCCCAGGTCGGCGTCGACCAGGAGGACGTCGAACCGGCGGCCCTCCGCCGCGGCCCGGTCCAGGCAGCGCATCGCGGCGGGGCCGCTGCCGGCCGCGGTGACGTCCACGTCCGGCTCGGCGGCCAGGGCCGCGGCGAGCGACTCGGCGAAGATGCGGTGGTCGTCCACCACCAGGACCCGGATACGGACCATGGACACCCCCATGCGTCGAGGAAGCGGGCC is a window encoding:
- a CDS encoding response regulator transcription factor; the encoded protein is MVRIRVLVVDDHRIFAESLAAALAAEPDVDVTAAGSGPAAMRCLDRAAAEGRRFDVLLVDADLGVSAGQAVARVVPDGGAADGIVDGISLVAGVREAQPPVRIVVLAERDDPRRAALALQAGANGWVAKDCSLQRLLGVIRGVLRDETHLAPALLTGVLRELTAARRHRTESERLVESLTPREREVLRCMVAGLGRKAVAERLFLSPHTVRTHMQNVLGKLGVHSTLAAVALARRAGVGPAEPPSAGDVVERGGQLA